GGTTCCAGCGAGGGAACCGGTTGATGAGGATATCGAGCATGTTGGCGATGAGGGGCACCCGTCCTCCGCCGAGGATCGCCGGGGTGATGTAGAAGCCGAGGCTCAAGATGAAGACCAGCACGAAGGAAGCGCTCAGTGCCGGCAGTGACAGGGGGAAAAACACCCGGCGGAAGAATTCGCCCTGGCTCGCGCCCAGCGTATAGGCGACTGCGCGCAGCCGCGGATCAACCTGGCGCATGGCTGCATAGAGCGGCAGCAGCATGAAAGGCAGCAGCACATTGACCATGCCGATGATCACGCCGAGCTCGCCATAGAGGAACTCGATCGGCCGGTCGATCACTCCGAGATATTGCAATGCGCGGTTGACCAGGCCCGCGTTGCCGAGCACCACGATCCACGCATAGGTCCTGACGAGAATGCTGACCCAGAACGAGGTGACGATGATGGCGAGCGCGATGACCTGCCCGCGCCGCGACAGGAGCGTCATCCAATAGGCGAGCGGATAGCCGATGACTGCGCAGAGAACCGAGACGATGAAGGCGACCCGGGCGGTGCGGGCGATCACCGTCCAATAGATGGAGGAGGTCGCGAACTCGACATAATGGGCAATGGTGAGGCTGCCGCTGACCGGGTCCACCAAGCTCCACGCCGCGGTGAGCAGAAGCGGCAGGTTGAACGCCAGGGTGATGAAGGCGAGCAGCGGCACGACGAAACCAAAGCCGAACACCTTATCCCGCCTGCGCGGCCGCTGGGCCGGCCGGTCCCGCTCAATTCCGACGGTGCCCGCCTCCGCGGCCGTTTGCAGGTCGGTCATCAATCGTCCATTGGCTGCGTTCGTGGGCTGGCGCCCGCCCGGCTCGAGCCGAGCAGGCGGCTCGGTCTTTATCACTGCGACAGTTTGAATTCCTGCCAGCGCTTCTCCACGGTCGCGGCGTTATCGTACCACCACTTGCCGTCGGTCACGAACTGCACGTCGCGGTTAGCCTTGTAGTTCGGGAACTGGGACAGCTTGTCCTTCGGCAGCAGCGGGTCGAGCTCAGGGCTCGGTCCGGTATAGCTAATATGCTGCGCCACGCAGGCCTGTTTCTGCGGATCGGAATATTCGTGGAGATAGAGCCAAGCAGCCTCCTGCATGGCCGGGTCCGCGCCCTTCGGCGCCCCCCACCAGGAGGTGTCGAGCATGCCCTGGTTGAAGGAATGCTTGATCTCCGGCTTCGAAACGAGGCGGCCGGACCAGCCGATGGCATATTGCGCCTCGTTGTCCTGCAGAAGCTGAGGGGCCTGCCCGCCCGCCGTCCACCAGATCACGTCCTTCTTCACCCGGTTGAGTGTCTTGAAGGCGCGGTCGAGATCGAGCGGGAACAGCTTGGCCGGCTCCACGCCATCGGCCAGGGCGGCGAAGGCAAGCACGTATCCGGGATAGTCGGGCAGCGCACGTTTTCCCGGGAAGTTGACCGTGTCGAAGAATTCCTGCCAGTTCTTCGGTGCCTTCGCGTCGGGCCGCCACGCCATGATGGTCGAGAAGTAAGTGCTGGCGAAGCCGTAGGGCTTCTTGGCATCCGGGAACATCTCGAAGGGTTTCACCTTCTCCCAGTCGATCGGGTCGAGCAGCCCCGTGGCATGTGCGCGCTCCAGCTCCGTGGTCTCAAGGTCCACAAGAGCCACGTTCACATTGCCGGACTGGGCAAGACCGGCGAGCTTGGCGTAGCCGGCCGGTGTGTCGACTTCGACCTTGATGCCGTATTTCTCCTCGAATGGCTTATCGACGCATTTCTGCACGGCATCCGTCCATTCGCCGCCGGCGGTCAGGATGCGCAGGGTCTTGGCAGGTTCCGCCGATGCCGTCCCGACGAGAGATAATGCTGTGGACGACGCGAGCGCGATGGCGAGTGCGATTCTAGGCATGTGAACTCCTTCCCATATGTTCCCCACCGGGTTGATGTCCCGGTTCCCGTTGTCAGCGGCTCAATGCCGCGAAGATCTGGACGGGAGGATCCAGACGTCCTCCGGAGTCCACGAGAGGCCGACGCGTTCTCCCGGACGATGGATGCGGCGGGCGTTGCTGGCCTGTATGGTGATGGTGGTGCCACGCTCCGTGGTCGCGAGATAGCGGATGGACTCGCCGAGGAAGATCTGCTCCTCGATGCGCGCGGGGGTAGCGCCGGCAGCGTCGGGGCTACCGAGCGTGATCTGCTCGGGCCGCAGCATGCCGATGGCGACGCCGTCGGGCCTGGCCGACCCGGCACGCGCGTCGATGGCAATCGTGTCGCCGCAGGCCAGGCGGATATAGCGGGCTTCCCCGATCTGCGTGACCGGCCCTTCGAACAGATTGGCGGTGCCGAGGAAGTTGGCGACGAATTCGTTCGCCGGCTGGCGATAGGCTGTCTGCGGCTCATCGATCTGCTGAATGCGACCATCGGCCAGGATGACCACCTCGTCGGCCATGGACATGGCCTCCTCCTGATCGTGGGTCACCAGGATGGCGGTTATGCCGAGATCGCGCTGCATCTGCCGTAGCTCGAGCCGGACCTGCTCCCTGAGCTTGCGGTCGAGGGCGGCGAGCGGCTCGTCGAGCAGGAGCACGCTCGGCTCGAAAACGATGGCGCGCGCGATGGCCACGCGCTGCTGCTGCCCGCCGGACAATTCGTCAGGACGCCGATCTTTCAGCTCCTGCAGGCGGACCCGCTCGAGGGCGGCCCCGACCTGGGCGGCAATCTCCCCCTGCGGGCGGCGCCTGATCCTGAGCGGGAACGCGACGTTTTCATAAACCGACAGATGCGGGAAAAGGGCATAGCTCTGGAACACCAGCCCGATGTTCCTGTGGGCGGCAGGCATTTCCGTAACATCGCGGCCGCCGATGGCGATGGTGCCGCGCGACGGGCTGGCAATGCCTGCGATCAGCGACAGTGTCGTCGACTTGCCCGAGCCGCTCGGACCCAGAATTGCCGTGAGCGCGCCAGGATTGATGGAGAAGGAAACAGAATCCAGTGCACAATGCACTCCATAGTACTTCGATATATTATGAAGTTCCACGGAGGACATTGTCGAATTCTGCCAGCTCCCTGCGCATTCTGCGTACAACACGCATGATGCAGCACCCATTCCATTTCAATTTCATAGGTGGGCAAGTTGCAATTTATTATTGTTTATACGGCGCATCAGAGGGGGTTATGGCATTTCGCGCGCCTTCTCGGCCAAACATGGCCGCGAAGCTTGCACTCGTTTGTTTGTTTAATTATATAGACAAAATGAGCGAATACCTGCAGCCCATCACGGTCGTCTCCACCATCGATCCCACCTGGCGCGACTATAACGGTCACGTCAACTACGCCGCTTATGCCATGGCGGCCGATCCCGCCATCGACGCGGTCTACGCGGCCGTCGGCATGGACCTCGACTACCGGCGAACGAACGGCCGATCGGACTATGTGGTGGAAAGCCGGTTCTTCTATCTCCGGGAGATCCGGCGCGGAACCGGCATCGAGGTCAGGGCGCGCCTTGCCGATTTCGACCGCATACGAACGCATATCTTCTGCGAGATCGTCGAACACGATAGCGGTGTGCTCGCGGCCACGGCGCATATCATTTCCATTCATGTGAATTCGGCGAAGGCCAGGAGTGCAGAGTTTCCCGCCTTCGCCCTCGCGGGTTTCGAACGGTTGAAAGCGGAACACGACCGCCTGCCATTGTCCGATTATTTCGACGGCAGCGTGGTCCTGCGGCGGCGGCTCGGGCCGGCCGGACGCCGATAGCGCCCCTGCCTTCAGCCCGTCAGGTCGACCGACCGCGTCGCCTTCAGCACCTCGACCAGCGCCTGATCGCGCCGCGCGACCACTTCGGCGACCGCCCGGCTGCGGAAGAAGCCTTCCGCTTGCGCGATGACCGTATCGCGCAGCTCGTCTGTGAGGGTTGGCGCGCCGAGCTCGTCCCAACTCGTCTCGATCTCTTCCTTGAAAATCTCGAAATAGCGCCGCATCCCGCCCATGCCACCGCCAAGCGCATAGGTGAGGAACGGCCCCATGAACGCCCAGCGCAGCCCCGGGCCGTAGCGCACCGCATCGTCGATATCCTGAATGGTGGCGGCGCCCACCTGGACCAGATGCATCGCCTCCCTGAAGACGGCGTTCTGCAGCCGGTTGGCGATATAGCCGGTGATTTCCTTGGCGAGGACGAGCGGCTGCTTTCCCGCCGCGTGATAGAATTGCTCCGCCGTCTCGACTGCCCAGGGTGCGGTGCGCGGGCCGGCCACGATCTCGACCAGCGGCACGAGATAGGGCGGGTTGAAGGGATGGCCGACCAGGCAGCGCTCGGGATGGGCGCAGGCCGATTGGAGCCGCGAGACGAGCAGGCTCGACGAGCTGGAGGCGATGACAACCGAAGGGGGTGCGGCGGCATCTATCTCGGAGAACAGCTCTATCTTGAGCGCCTCGCTCTCCGGCCCTGATTCCTGAACGAAATCCGCACCCTCAATCGCGTCGGCAAGGCACCTGGCCATGATGAAGTCCGGGACCGCCTCGGGGACTGTCGCATCGAGCGCGCGAAGGATCGGCCAGGCTGCGGCCACCACCTGCGGCAGCCGCTCCAGGCTTGCCGGAAACGGATCGAATGCCCGCACCGCAAGGCCGCGCGACAAGAAGCAGGCTACCCAGCCGGCTCCGATCGTGCCCGTGCCGATGACGGCGACTGTCTTGATCTCTTTCATGGCGCCCCTGTCGAGTGAATTAGACTTCTCAAGCCAAAATCCGGCTGCGCACCTCTCCTCAATAATGACTATTGTTTAAAAAATCAAACTGTCTTATGGTCCGGGGAATTGATCAGACAGGTGCGTTTCATGCCCATAGATCCCTCTTTCCGACAACAGATCCTCGCCAGCGTCGAGCGTTTCGTCGCCGACCGAGTTGCCCCACGTGCGGCCGAAATCGACGCCAGCGACACGTTTCCCGCCGACCTCTACCGCGAGGCGGCGGCGCTCGGCGTCTTCGGCCTATGGATCCCGGAGGCCTATAGTGGAATCGGACCGGACCTGGTGACGCCGCTGCTGATCTCCGATGTTATTGCGCGCGTCAGCCCGTCCTTTGCGCTCATCTTCTCCAACTGCGGAGACGCGGTCACGCCTATCGTCAATTTCGGCACGGACGCGCAGAAGAGCTGGCTGCTGCCGAAGATCGCCTCGGGAGACTTGATCCCCTGCTTTGCGCTGACCGAACCTGGAGCGGGTTCGGATGCGGCCTCCATAACCACCCAAGCAAGGGCGGTTGACGGTGGCTATGTCTTGAGCGGCCGCAAGATGTGGATCACCAATGGCGGCGTCGGCGACATCTTCACCGTCTTTGCCAAGACCGATCCGGAGGCGGGCAACAAAGGCATATCCGCGTTTCTTGTCGAGCGGGGCGCGCGCGGCTTCACCATCGGGCGCAACGAGGACCTGATCGGCCTGCGCGGCTGCCCGACCACGGAGCTCATGTTCGAGGACGTATTCGTGCCGGCTGACCGCATATTGGGCGAGAAGAATCGCGGTTTCAAGATCGCCATGTCGACCCTCGACGAGGCCCGGCTCAACTGCTCGGCCATGGCGCTTGGCGCGGCCACCGGCGCGCTCCAATGCGCCATCGATTACGCCAAGGAGCGCGTGCAGTTCGGCAAGCCGATCATCGAACATCAGGGACTGGCCTTTCTGTTGGCCGACTGTGCCGCTCGGCTGACCGGCGCGCGGGCCATCTGGCAGCGCGCGATGGCGGCGCTCGAAGCCGACCGCAGCCGCGAGGCGAGCACACTTGCCGCCATGGCCAAGCTGCTCTGCACGGAAACGGCCATGCGCGTGACCACCGAATGCGTGCAGGCCATGGGCGCCAACGGCCTGTCCAAAGCCTATCCCGTCGAGCGCTTCATGCGGGACTGCAAGCCCTTCGAGGTGTTCGACGGCACCAGCCAGATCCAGAAGCTGCTCATCGGCCGCTACCTGGAGAAATACGGCCTGCCGGACATCGCCGAGGCGGAGATCGCGGCGCGCGGCATGGCCACAGGATAAAGTCCAGAACTTCGGGAGACGGTAATGACCATGGGAACTGTGTTTGCCACCGGCGCGGCCGGCGGCATCGGGGAAGCGACTGTCGCGCGCCTGCTTGACGACGGCTACACCGTCGTTGCGGCGGATATCAGCCGCGAAGGCCTCGATGCCCTCGCAAGACAGCATGAGGGCCAGCCGCTGCATACAATCGCGGCCGATCTCACCGACGAGCAGGCCGCGCGCGAGGCCGTGAGGACGGCGCGCAGAGAGGTGGGCCAGATCGACCGCCTGGTGAACCTGATCGGCTGGTTTGGCACCCAGCCCTTCGTCCAGGAGGACTCCGCCTACTGGCGCAAGACGATCGCCATCAATTTCGAAGCATTGCTCTACGTGACGCACGAGATCCTGCCGGAGATGATCGAGCGGAAGCGGGGCAAGATCGTCAATGTCACGTCAGACGCGGGCAAGGTCGGCCAGAGCGGCGAGGCCGTCTATTCCGGCACCAAGGGCGCGGTCATCGCCTGGTCGAAGAGCCTGGCGCGGGAGAACGCGCGCTACGGGCTCAATATCAACTGCACGGCACCGGGACCGACGGAAACCGCGCTCGAGCTGGCGCAAGACTCGGATGTGATCGGCCGTGTGATCAGGGTGATCCCGTTCCGCCGCTTCGCCAAGCCGGCGGAGCAGGCGGCGATGATCTCGTTCCTCTGCGGACCGGATTCGGACTTCATCACCGGCCAGGTGTTCAGCGTGAGCGGCGGGCTGACCATGATCTGAGCCGCGGGCCTCACGCCGCGCCATGACGAGGGATGACACGATGACCCCAGCTATCGATTTCCTGTGCAATCACTTCACCGCCGACAGCATCGCCAAGAACTACCTTCACAATGAGGAGGAGGCCGCCCGCTTTGCGCAGATCGGCCTCACCGGCAACCTGGTCGGCAACGACCCGGAGGTGTTCCTGGCCGAAATGGCGAAAATCGGGGTGGAGAAGCTGCTGGTGCCGTCGATCGTCACCTGGTCTTACTGGCGCAGCGAGCCGGTGGAGCATTCGACGCCCGAGGAGGTGATCGCGCTCTGCAAGGCTGCACCCGATCGGATCTTCGGCCTCTATGGGGTGGATGTGCGCAAGCGCATGGACGGTGTGCGTGAATTGGAGCGGCTGGTTCGCGAGCACGATTTCCGGGGCATCCACATCCATCCGCACGGCTTCGGCTTCACGCCCGATCACGCCTACTACTTCCCCTTCTACGCCAAATGCGAGGAGCTCGGCGTGCCCGTCGTCATCTCCATGGGGCATACGGTCGACCTGATGCCGATCGAGAACGGCAAGCCCATCCATCTCGACAAAATCGCGCTCTACTTTCCGAACCTGAAGATCGTCTGCGCCCATACGGGCTGGCCCTGGGTGGAGGAGGCGATCGCCCTGGCCTGGAAACACCCCAATGTCTTCATCGGTACCTCCGCCTACAAGCCGAAGAACTGGTCGCCGCAGCTGGTGAAGTTCATCGATAGCTGGGGCCGCGGCAAGGTGATGTGGGGCACTGACTTCCCGCTGATCATGCACAAGGACTCGATCGCTCAGGTGAAGGCGCTGGGCCTGAAGCCCCAATCCGAAGCGGCGCTGCTCCACGGCACGGCGCAGCGCGTCTTCGGCCTTTGACGATCACAGCAACAGGAAGGCTCAACGTCATGACCACCGAACCCGGCCTGGACGTCACCGTCGCAAAGGGCGTCGCCAAGCTGATGATCCGGCGCGAGCGCAGGCGCAATGCGCTCGATGATGCGACCATGGAAGCCCTCCGGGAAGCGCTGGCGAGAACCAAGCGTGAAGGTGTGGGCGCCATTGTCCTGTGCGGCGAGGGCACCAAGGCCTTCTGCGCCGGTTCCGACCTCAAGGAAATGGCCAGCCAGACCTATGAGGAGCGCCTGCTGCATACGGAACTCGGCCAGGAGCTCGGCGACCTCATCGAGGCGCATCCGGCCCCGGTGATCGCCGCGATCGAGGGCTATTGCCTTGGCGGCGGCCTGGAGCTTGCCGCCGCTTGCGACTATCGCATCGCCGGCCGCAACGCCGTGCTCGGCCTGCCAGAGGTGGCCATCAACGCGCTGCCGTCCTGGGGCGGTACCGTCCGCCTGCCGCGCATTATCGGCGTCGGTCGCACCCGCGAGCTCGTGCTGTTCGGCCGCACGGTGAAAGGCGAGGAGGCCGAGCAGTGGGGCCTTGTGGCCCGTGCCGTGGAGGACGGAACGGCGGTTGCCGAAGCGATGCGCATGGCGGAAGAGATCGCAGCGGGGCATGATCGCCGGACGGTGGCGATCGCCAAGCATCTGCTGAGCTTCGGTTATGGCATTCCGGCCCGCAGCGGCCGCCATCTGGAATATCTCGCCGACATGAACCAGCTCGGCAGCGAGGCGGTGGAGCGGGGCGTCGCCAAATACAAGAGCTGAGCGGGGCAGGGAGGGTGCAGATGAGGTCGCAGGTCGCCAACGGGCCGGAGATCGGCACAGGTCACAAGCTCGATGCGCTGCTCGCGCCCCGGTCGATCGCCGTCATCGGCGCATCGCCGCGGGCGGACACGCCCGGCTTCGACACGCTCATGCAGCTTCGCCGCATCGGCTACACGGGGAAGGTCGTCCCCGTGAACCCCAAATATGACGAGATCGCCGGGCTCCGCTGCGTGCCTGAGCTTGCGGCGCTCGACGACGCCCCCGATCACGCGATCATCGCCGTCAATAACGACATCGTCGAGCAGGCGGTGAACGAGGCGGTGGCCCGCGGGGTGCGCGCGGTGACGATCTTTGCCAGTTGCTATTTGGAGAACGACCGCGAACCCAAGCTGGTCGAGCGCTTGGCGGCCACAGCCCAGAGCAGCGGGCTCGTGATCTGCGGCGCCAACGGCATGGGCTTCTACAACATGTCCGCCCGCGTGGCGGCAAGCTGGTTTCCGATCACCGAGCTGCCGTCCGGCGGCATCGCCTTCGTCAGCCATTCCGGCGCGGTCTTCGCGGCCTTGCTGGGCCTCGACCCTCGCCTCGGCTACAGCCTCGCCGTCTCGGCCGGACAGGAGCTGACCACCACCGTTGCGGACTATCTCGACTATGCGCTCGATCTCGCCGAAACGCGGGTGGCGGCGCTGTTCCTGGAGACCGTGCGCGACCCGGCGGGCTTCGCCGCCGCCCTGGAGAAGGCGCGCGACCGGGAGGTTGCGGTGGTCGCGATCAAGGTCGGCCGCACCAGCCAGAGCGCCAAGCTGGCGGAAAGCCACTCGGGCGCCATTGCCGGCAATGACGCCGCCTACCAGGCGCTGTTCGATAAATACGGCGTCATTCGCGTCCGCGATGTGGACGAGCTCGCGGCGACCGCGACCCTGCTCGCCAGCCCCAAGACCTATGTGGCGGGCGGCCTTGCGGCCATCACCGATTCCGGCGGTGCGCGTGGCCTGCTCATCGATCTCGCCGATGAGGAGGGCGTGGCCTTTGCAGAGATCGGCCGGGATACGCGCGAGGTGCTGAAAGCCCGCCTGGATTACGGCCTGGAGCCGGTCAACCCGCTGGATGCGTGGGGGTCCGGCCGCGACTATGTCGGCGTCTATCGCGACTGCCTCACCGCGCTGATGCGCGATCCCGATACCGGCATCGGCATGTTCCTCTTCGATATCGCCCTGGAGGATCATCTCTCGCGCGGGTTTGTCGATGCGTGCATCGACGTGGCTGGTGCAACGGACAAGCCGCTCTTCGTCGCCAGCAATTTCGGCAAGCTGCCACGCACCGCGTTGGCTGACAGGCTACGGACGGCAGGGATTCCGCTGGTCGACGGGGTGGGCGTTGCTCTCAGGGCGGTGCGCAATGTCATTGCCTTTCGCAATGGGCGCGAGGCCGGCCAAGGCCAATGGCAGGGCGCCGAGGTGCCCCATTCGGTGGTGACAGGCTGGAAGGCCAGACTCGCCGCCGAGCGTGGCAGCGCGTTGGATGAGGCAACCGGCTATCGCCTGCTGGCCGACTGGAAGCTGACGACACTGCGTCACGCAATGGTGGACAGCCCCGAGGGTCTCAGCGAAGCCCTGGACCGGCTCTCGTTCCCGGTGGTGCTTAAGACCGCCGCTCCGGGCATTCTGCACAAATCGGACGTTGGCGGCGTGTTGATCGGGCTGAAGGATCGGTCGGCCGTGTTGACGGCCTATGCCGAGCTCGCCTCACGTCTCGGGCCACAGGCGCTTCTGGTCGAGATGGCGCCCAAAGGCTTGGAACTTGTCATCGGCGGGCTCGTCGATCCGCAGTTCGGGCCCATCGTGATGGTTGGCGCGGGCGGCATTCTCGTTGAACTCGTGCGGGACGTGACCTTCATCATGGCGCCGGCCATGCCCGCCGAGGTCGAACGCGCGCTGCGCCGGCTGAAGGTCGCACCGGTCTTGAGCGGATTCCGGGGAACGGCGCCAGTCGACAGGCGGGCGCTAGCGGAGACCGTGGCGAAATTCTCCCAGCTGCTGGCCGATCTGGCCGGCGAGGTCTCGGGCATCGAGATCAATCCGCTGCTCGCGACAGCACAGGGATGCGTGCCGCTCGACGTGCTGGTCACCCTGAAGCGGCCGATCGCTGTTTGAAATCAACATTCATTCCGAGGGGCACATGATCGATCTCACCGGCAAGACCGTTCTGGTAACCGGCGCCTCCCGCGGCATCGGGCGCGCCATTCTGGAGACCTGCCATGCGGCAGGCGCCCATGTCGTGCTGCATTACGGCCGCAGCGCCGAGGCGGCCATGGCTATCGCGTCGCGGCTAGGCGAAGCGCGATGCCTTGCGGTTCAGGCTGAACTCGGCGAGCTTGCGCAGCTTCAAAGCCTCTGGGCGGCTGCTGTCAGGTGGCGGGGCAGGATCGATGCCCTGGTCAACAACGCGTCGATCCGCATCGACGTCGACCTCGACGAGAGCGACGAGCGTTGGGACGAAGCCTGGCGCCGCGTGCTCGATGTAAACCTCATGGCGCCCGCTCATCTCTGCCGCATGGCTGTCAAGCATTTCAAGCAGTCGGGCGGCGGCTCGATCGTGAATATCGCGAGCCGGCCGGCCTTCAGGGGCGACACTGCAACCTGTCCGGAGGACGGCGCGGCCAAGGGAGGGTTGGTGTCGCTGACCCGGCAGATCGCCCGCCACCACGGCGCCGATAATGTGAAAGCCTTCGTGGTGGCGCCGGGCATCATCGAGACCGACCAGGCATCGGAATTCTTCGCGGTGAGCGGCCGCACGCAATGGCTGGGGGAAATCCCGGCCGGCCGGTTCGGCACGCCCGCCGATATCGCGAATGTCGTCGCCTTCCTCCTGTCCGGCCTGGCGGATTACGCGACGGGAGCCACCATCGACGTGAACGGCGCGTCCTACGTGCACTAGTTGCCGCACGGCGCCAAGTCGGGCATCCAGGCCACACGTCGCGAATGTCCGCTTGCAGCCCCTGGATTGCCGCGTCAAGCGCGGCAATGACGGAAGGGGCTAGGGTTTCCTCCCCGTCTCGTCATGCCGGCCGCGCCTAGGCGCTGAGCCTGCATCCAGCGCCGCACGGCATAGGCTTTCCCTGGCGCCCTGGATTGCCGCGTCGGTGATGACGGAAGTGGCTGAGGTCCGGAGATTTAGAACGAGGGCGGCGTCGCGGCGCTCACCACTTCGCACACCTCGTCCCCCACGTTTCGGAAGCGGTGGGGGATCGAACTGTTGAAATAATACGCCTCCCCGGCTTTGAGCACCCTGCGCTCCACGCCGACCGTCACTTCGAGGGCGCCTTTGAGGATGATGCCGCACTCCTCACCTGAGTGTTGGAGCATTTCAACGCCCGTGTCCGCGCCAGGCTGGTACCGCTCCATCACCATCTGCAGCTTGCGATTGCGATCATGCCCATTGACGAGCAGAAACGAAATGTCGTCGCCTCCGATCTCGACCAGGTCTTCTTTTTGAAAGAAGACATTGTTCATATGCTCGGTGTCGAGAAGAAAGAAATCCGCGATGCTGATCGAGAAGACCGAGAGAATCTTCTTCAGCGATGCAACTTGTGGACTGGTGGTGCCCTGTTCAATCAGCGAAATTGTGCCGTTCGTGAGACCTGCCCGCCGCGCCAGCTCGCGCTGTGAAAGGCCGTAAGCCGTGCGTAGCGCGGCGAGCCTTGCGCCAACACCATCCGGATCATTCTTCTGTTTCTGATCGTTCATGCTCACTGTCTATCTACCACCATCTGAATCTGCCGCCGCAGAGGAATGTTCCTCAGCCGCCAATACTGCCTCACGTCATCGCCCAGGAGAATCCACTTTTCCGCTCTAGACACGGCTCCCTTGTTATGTAATGTTTGAAAAATCAAACACACTAAATGACGGGGAGGGTTGGAGTGGATTTCCAGCTTACCGATCAGCAGGCCCTTATTGTCGAAACGGCGCGCCGGTTCGTGACGACGCACCTCATGCCTCATGAAGAGAATATCGAACAGTCCGGGGAAGTTCCAGATGAACTTCGGCACGAGCTGGGCAGGCTGGCGCGCGAAGCCGGCCTCTATGCCGCGAACATGCCGGAGTCGGTGGGCGGCGCCGGCCTCGACAATGTGGAGTTCGCGCTCCTGGAACGGGAGCTCGGCCGGGTCAGTCTCGCCCTCTCGGCCTGTGTGCTGCGGCCGGCGCCGATCCTCAAGGCGTGCCGCGGGGAGCAGATCGAGCGCTATTTGAAGCCGACGGTAGCGGGAGAACGGATCGACTGCTTCGCCCTGACCGAGCCGGGCGCGGGGTCGGATGCCTCCAATATCGCCACCACGGCAAAGGCTGACGGCGATGACTTCATCCTCAATGGCACCAAGCACTTCATCAGCCATGCGGATGTCGCCGATTTCGCCATCGTGTTCGCGGTTACCGGGGTGAGTGACGGCCCGAGACCACGAAAGAAGATCACCGCATTTCTCGTCGACAAGGGCACACCGGGCTTCGAGGTACGGCGCATGCGGCGGGCGGTCGGCAACCGCGGCTATCACCAGTGCGAGTTGTTCTTCACCGATTGCCGGTTGCCGCGCACCCAAGTGCTCGGCGAGGTGGACCGTGGCTTTGATGTCGCCAAGGAGTGGCTGTTCGCCAGCCGCCTTGCGATCGCGGCCAACTGTGTGGGGCGGGCGGAGCGCATCCTGGACATGGCGCTCGAATGGGCATCCTCGCGCAAGACCTTCGGCCGGCCCATCGCCGAACATCAGGGCATCGGCTTCAAGCTGGCCGATATGGCCACCGAGCTCGAAGCGGCGCGGCTTCTGACCCTGCAGCTTGCCTGGAAGATGGACCGGGGCGAGGCCACCGAGGCCCTGGTCGCCATGGCGAAGATGTATTCGAGCGAGATGCTCGGGCGCGTTGCCGACGATGCGGTGCAGATCTTCGGTGGGATGGGCGTCATGCAGGAAATGCCCATCGAGCGCTTCTGGCGCGATGCCAGGGTCGAGCGGATCTGGGACGGCACATCCGAGATCCAGCGCC
Above is a window of Rhodoligotrophos defluvii DNA encoding:
- a CDS encoding acyl-CoA dehydrogenase family protein codes for the protein MDFQLTDQQALIVETARRFVTTHLMPHEENIEQSGEVPDELRHELGRLAREAGLYAANMPESVGGAGLDNVEFALLERELGRVSLALSACVLRPAPILKACRGEQIERYLKPTVAGERIDCFALTEPGAGSDASNIATTAKADGDDFILNGTKHFISHADVADFAIVFAVTGVSDGPRPRKKITAFLVDKGTPGFEVRRMRRAVGNRGYHQCELFFTDCRLPRTQVLGEVDRGFDVAKEWLFASRLAIAANCVGRAERILDMALEWASSRKTFGRPIAEHQGIGFKLADMATELEAARLLTLQLAWKMDRGEATEALVAMAKMYSSEMLGRVADDAVQIFGGMGVMQEMPIERFWRDARVERIWDGTSEIQRHMIARELTRPYKQ
- a CDS encoding SDR family NAD(P)-dependent oxidoreductase, whose protein sequence is MIDLTGKTVLVTGASRGIGRAILETCHAAGAHVVLHYGRSAEAAMAIASRLGEARCLAVQAELGELAQLQSLWAAAVRWRGRIDALVNNASIRIDVDLDESDERWDEAWRRVLDVNLMAPAHLCRMAVKHFKQSGGGSIVNIASRPAFRGDTATCPEDGAAKGGLVSLTRQIARHHGADNVKAFVVAPGIIETDQASEFFAVSGRTQWLGEIPAGRFGTPADIANVVAFLLSGLADYATGATIDVNGASYVH
- a CDS encoding cupin domain-containing protein produces the protein MNDQKQKNDPDGVGARLAALRTAYGLSQRELARRAGLTNGTISLIEQGTTSPQVASLKKILSVFSISIADFFLLDTEHMNNVFFQKEDLVEIGGDDISFLLVNGHDRNRKLQMVMERYQPGADTGVEMLQHSGEECGIILKGALEVTVGVERRVLKAGEAYYFNSSIPHRFRNVGDEVCEVVSAATPPSF
- a CDS encoding enoyl-CoA hydratase/isomerase family protein; translation: MTTEPGLDVTVAKGVAKLMIRRERRRNALDDATMEALREALARTKREGVGAIVLCGEGTKAFCAGSDLKEMASQTYEERLLHTELGQELGDLIEAHPAPVIAAIEGYCLGGGLELAAACDYRIAGRNAVLGLPEVAINALPSWGGTVRLPRIIGVGRTRELVLFGRTVKGEEAEQWGLVARAVEDGTAVAEAMRMAEEIAAGHDRRTVAIAKHLLSFGYGIPARSGRHLEYLADMNQLGSEAVERGVAKYKS
- a CDS encoding amidohydrolase family protein, whose amino-acid sequence is MTPAIDFLCNHFTADSIAKNYLHNEEEAARFAQIGLTGNLVGNDPEVFLAEMAKIGVEKLLVPSIVTWSYWRSEPVEHSTPEEVIALCKAAPDRIFGLYGVDVRKRMDGVRELERLVREHDFRGIHIHPHGFGFTPDHAYYFPFYAKCEELGVPVVISMGHTVDLMPIENGKPIHLDKIALYFPNLKIVCAHTGWPWVEEAIALAWKHPNVFIGTSAYKPKNWSPQLVKFIDSWGRGKVMWGTDFPLIMHKDSIAQVKALGLKPQSEAALLHGTAQRVFGL
- a CDS encoding acetate--CoA ligase family protein, which codes for MRSQVANGPEIGTGHKLDALLAPRSIAVIGASPRADTPGFDTLMQLRRIGYTGKVVPVNPKYDEIAGLRCVPELAALDDAPDHAIIAVNNDIVEQAVNEAVARGVRAVTIFASCYLENDREPKLVERLAATAQSSGLVICGANGMGFYNMSARVAASWFPITELPSGGIAFVSHSGAVFAALLGLDPRLGYSLAVSAGQELTTTVADYLDYALDLAETRVAALFLETVRDPAGFAAALEKARDREVAVVAIKVGRTSQSAKLAESHSGAIAGNDAAYQALFDKYGVIRVRDVDELAATATLLASPKTYVAGGLAAITDSGGARGLLIDLADEEGVAFAEIGRDTREVLKARLDYGLEPVNPLDAWGSGRDYVGVYRDCLTALMRDPDTGIGMFLFDIALEDHLSRGFVDACIDVAGATDKPLFVASNFGKLPRTALADRLRTAGIPLVDGVGVALRAVRNVIAFRNGREAGQGQWQGAEVPHSVVTGWKARLAAERGSALDEATGYRLLADWKLTTLRHAMVDSPEGLSEALDRLSFPVVLKTAAPGILHKSDVGGVLIGLKDRSAVLTAYAELASRLGPQALLVEMAPKGLELVIGGLVDPQFGPIVMVGAGGILVELVRDVTFIMAPAMPAEVERALRRLKVAPVLSGFRGTAPVDRRALAETVAKFSQLLADLAGEVSGIEINPLLATAQGCVPLDVLVTLKRPIAV